CAATCTCATCTAAGGTACACCCATGCCTTGTgttctgttctgcctgggacaGGTTCCCGGCCCCAGTGACCATGATCTGGATATGTAGTTAGAAGGTGGATGCATTGATGGATGGGTTAAATTTGTACTCACTGAAAACTCTAGGATTAATCTGTCGAATTTGTCATTCAGAATAGTAAAAATAGTAATCTTTGTAATTAGTTGCTTTGGTACACTGAAGTGGGAGATCTGAATGAAACTGATCAAATGTGTCCAATTTCAGGAATTTCTGTGAATTACAATGTCAGGCAAGAAGTCAGGAAAAGCCCGGAGAATGGGCTCCACCCGCAAAGATTTGCGTGGTCTGGGCAGCCAGATGAGGGACAAAGAGGCAGACGTCTTTGCCACCCTGTCGGAGGAATCAAGGACCATGGAACATGAATCAGCAACCACAGGGGGAGAACCAAAGCCTATAGAGGAGGGATCAAGACCCATGGGAGAAGAATCATGGACCACAGGGGGAGAATCAAAGTGTACGGAGGACTCAATGGCTGTCGGGGTTGCATCTTGGTCCATGGAGAGAAACTCTGGGACCACAGAGGAGAAACGAGAGGTGGACTATAAACCAGAAGAAAGTTCCCTGTCAGAGAAAACAGCATCTTTGTTGGCACTCGCCCCATCACATGACCCTTACTCTGCTGACTCACCTCACCTGGAATCTCACAagatggagaaaaaaaagagaatgGGGTCCACTCGCAGAAAGCTTCCCACAGATTTGGAAGAACAGAGAAGGGAAGGGTGGGATGGTGCAGAGCAAGAGGAATGGCAAGGGGCTGCTAAGCATGCAGTGGACAAGCAAGCTGGAAGCAAGACAGCCCAACCATTAGGAGAGTTACACACAGAGCCACAAAAGGCTAGTGAGTGTCTGGAAGGAAGGGAAGAATCTACTATCACAGGAACACAGCATGCGATCCACATTTTAGAGGTGTCCACAATTGAGAACAAATCAGCTGATTCTCAGTTGTTCCCTCAAAGTATGTACAGTGAAGAAGCTCAAAAGAATAAACAATTACACTTAACCAATGAGAGCAATTTCATTATGAATTTAGACCAATCAGAAGGGAGGCTAACCGATGAAGACACCAGTGATAGAGACCTGCTCCTCAGAGAACTTCAATCAACAGACAGTGGTCAATTGGGCCATGCTGATGTTGCTCTACAGCTGCCaaaatcagaaaaaaacactgaacctGAGGACAACAAACATGAAATGACTCATTTTGAGCATAAAAAGAGGAAGATGGGCTCTACACGTAAGGGGGGGCGTGGCTTACAAATAAAAAGTGACAGGGAACAAGAGATTGATATTTTACCTGAGGAGATGCTAAGAAGCTCTGGAGACCTTGTGGACGTATGTGTGCTACAGGGCAAAGAGTCACAAGAGAAAAGCAGACTTGATGTGATACAGTATGTTAGCAAGGAACACGTAACAAAGGAAGGTTTGCTGGACATGGAGGAGAACGAGGAGGCAGAGGCGTTAACGAGAACCGATAGGGATAAAGAACAGGAGAAACACAAAATCACAAAAGAAACAAATGAGAAACATACAATATCAGGGTTTCTGGGCACAGATATGGTTGAGAAAGGGGAGACACAGGAAGCAACAGTAACAGATATTGTTGAAGACATTTTGGTAGACAtggaagggagggagagagatagATCAAGAGGCACAGGCATAGCTGAGGAAAATATGAAACCAGAGGTAAGAGAAACAGCAATTAGAGCTCCAGGATTAGGGGGAACTGGCATGGTTGACAGGGAGACAGAGGAGACAACAGGAACTAGAATTCTTGAATTTAACGAGACTCACAGACTTAGAGAAACACACGTATTAGAAGACAATGTGGCACAAGAGAACCGAGGAACAGATGGAGGACAAAGAGATGAGGCAGAGAAAGAGAGTGTAGCAGATGTCGTTCTGGAGGTAAATGTGATGAAATATGAAGGTGCAAGCAATGAGAAAGAGAGtacaaaagaggaagaaggagatGGTGCAGAGGCTAAAAAAACAGGAAAGAACTGGaggcaaacacagctgatgcagATTGACTTGAATATGTTAGAGTCATTTTCTTCGGAAAAGTATGAGCAAGAAGTTacagaaagagagaagaattCACCATTAGAGAACCCTTCAGTGGAGAGTtctttatttcatgatgaatccAAAACCTTTATTCCAGAGGAACAAGTAAAGTTCACTCCATTTGAGGATCTGCTGGAACCCTGTGAGAATAGCCAATTCTATAAATCAAGCCATATGGAAGCACCATCTACAGAagatgaaaacaaacaaaatgttataGTGCCCCAAGAATGGGAAAACTTAGGCAAAAACATTAAGACAGAATCAACTCATGGGAATGCCAGAAAAAATAAGAtggagaacagaagtacaggggCAGGTGATGATCAAAGTGTATTAGAAGAAATAAGAGCAGAAAAGGTAGATGTGAAgctggagagagaggagaaagggCAAGAAGAAAGTTGGGCCATCACTGAGGAACTGAACACCATCTTGAGGGACACAGGGGTATTAAAGGAACTTGATATACAGGAAGGTGATAAAAGCGTGGCAGAGCAGAAGCAAACTCCCCTGGTTGTGGAGGAGGTCAAAGGAGAACCAGAGGTAGATATGGTAGGAGGAATCAAGGAGAATAAATGGAAGTTGGCAGAAAagggagacataaaaatgaAAGGGACAAATATTGCAATGGAAGAGAGTGTAGCGGTCTCTCAGGAATTCTCCAAAACAGAAACCACAGACCGCAAAAAGGATGATTCTAGCTACATTTATGATCCTTTCCATAATGTGTCAGTAGATCCAATAGTAACCGAGAGGACTGCTGCCAATACCCTGTCATTGGAGATGAATCAAAAATCTGATGAGAGCTTTCAGAAAGAATCCACTCATAtgcagaaaaggaaaaaaatgggcTCTTCTCGCAAGGGAGGCAGGGGCCTACATAAGGAGACAGAAACGAGTAAAGGATTCAGCAAGATAGATGGGTTAGAAATCAGTGTGCAACAAGAGGAAAGAGAAGAGGAAAAGGCAACATTGGTAAAGCAAAATGTTATAAATGTGGTAATGGAGATGACAAAAGAGGAAACAAAAATCAGTATGGCAGAGGTGACATCAAAAAGCAAAGAGAAAGTCAAGATCACGAACGATAACAGCGGAGCTGAAGACTTTGAAAGCCAACAGAGTGTAACTGAGGATCCTACAGCAACTGAACAATTTGCCACTAATGTTGTAAAGGGCTTCGAACAGCATGAGGACTACTCAGACAGAGCATCCAGCAGGAGTGAGAAAAGAAGAAAGATGGGTACCTCTCACAGGAGAGGCAGGGAAAGGCTTAAAGAGAAGGAGATACAGGAAATGGCAGAGACTGAAGAGGAAACAATGGCTACAGACAATAAGGAATCTGCTACTGATGAAGTGATGAAATCAGTGCAAAATGAAGAGAGAGAATGTGGGAATGAGAAAGTAGAAAGGAAGAGTGGCAGTGGAAGTGGGAGCGACAAATCACTTACTTCCGTGGGCGTCATCCCAAATTTGCAGCGGCCCGAGAACTCGGCCATAACCACACAACAGGAATGTTCAGAGTCGCAAGACACATTTCTGCCAGCAGCAAGGAGAAAAATGGGATCCAGACGTCAGGGACAGGATAACCTGAGGAAGCGGGATGTGGGTCTGGAATGGTCCGAGGGCTGCACTGCAGAGGCACATATAAATACTGCTGCCCTTCTGCAGAGGATACAGGAAATTTTCCATCAGCCTGATGTTGAGGAGAAGGGTTGCATCACATGGGGAAATGTGCAGGTACCAATCTAGTAGGCTAATATATAACAATTGGATTGACTTTTTGACCATCagtgtttttaaatgaattattgTAATGGAATGTTACTCATTAGGAAACGCATCAATTACATTAGAAAACTTACATTCATTACTGTATTCACCTAAATCAAGTAAATGAAAATTATGGTTATATATGTGTGAGCTACGCCAGTGGAAAGAAGGTAAAATGCATCTTTGGCATTCACGATATGCGTCACAGGGaaaaatctttattaatgaCACATTATATTATAGCAAGCACTTCTAGATTTATGACTAGCTGCTGTCTTTCAGGGCCTGAGCCATGAGCTTGGTCTCAGCATTGAGGAACTTCACCAGGTGTTCCAGCAGCTGGATGGGGATCAGGACGGCCGGGTGACTCACCAGGACCTTACTGAAAGCCTTGGTGAGTCTTCACCATTTTATTAATCAATGTGGTGGACATATGCCCAGCAAGTCACTAGTGATTAGCACAGTAGTAAACGGTACAATTTGCTCAATTGCTGGAAAAACAATGAACACCATTATATGTGCCAAGTATAATACCCAGCACCTAAAAGCCGATTCTTTCACCCTTTTGTGCACAAAACAGAATCCTGCAAGCAAGAACAGTATTTCCAATTCAAGAGGGAATATTCTGGAACCCACAGCTTGGGGTAAGAGGGtgttgtggtgggggtgggctaGACATGTGTAAGTTGCTAGCTGTACATTTTGTAAAATTGTCATTGGCCTTGTTTAAAAAGTCCTATACATAATATTATAGTGTTAACATATTTCTATAGCTTTCAACAAATCATAGTTTTATTATATGAATACAAAAAACATCCcatttatgcatttttaaatcccccGAAGTGACTGAATTTAACACTCAGATACGTTACACCTGattcattgtttttatttacatttacattctaCTAATTcatctgatgcttttatccaaagtgacttacagtaaagAGAAGGATTACAATTCACGTGTGCCCCTTGCAGTCCTTTTCATGAAGCAGGGAAATGAAACGAGGTTGCATTTTAACTTTTGCATGTTTCTATTACATGCTTATTAATGGtctattttcagttttgctcatTTACAGCACAATTTAAATTTGTGTCTAGTTCCTAATTATGATATTTTCACAAATAAGTAAGAGAAAATATTGGTTGTGTTCATACCTGCATTGATTAATGTAAGCTCATGGGGGCtgcacttacacaaaaatgttctgagggcagaaggaaaaatgattggttcagagagataaccaatcagacagtAAATGAAGTGGGTTCAAGCAACTAGAGAAGGtggaaccaaccaatcagatgtctgaaTAGGCTGGAATTCAAATGAGAACCAGACCTTGATGTgtgtacatacacatacacatacaaacacacacacaccatgaccAGCTTCTCATTGGAATTTCAGTAAAGGTTTTACCCATGTTTTGTGTCCTTTGCTGCTTGGAATAAGTTGGATAAGGggtgggaagatggatggatatttctaTTTCCTGATGGGGTCAAAACTTATGCTGGTCTTTCTCTCTGCAGTACCTCAGGTGTCCACGGCAAAGCAGATTTTGGGGTCAAACCATCCATAAATGAGAACCTCCTGACTGGGTCAGGTCTCGCTCAGGCCGACCCCCACTTGAGAGAGGGGCAGGCACTCTGGGAGAAGAAGGGAACCCAGGCCAGGAGTGAGGATACAGGGTCGATAAGTAAGACACAGGAGAGTGAGGAGGCAGgggaaaaagaggaagaaaaggatgaggcagggagtaaggagcaggagagggaagAGGCAGGGGAAAAAGATGTGGAAACCGATGAGGCAGGGAgtaaggagcaggagagggaagAGGCAGAGGAAAAAGATGTGGAAACCGATGAGGCAGGGAgtaaggagcaggagagggaagAGGCAGAGGAAAAAGATGTGGAAACCGATGAGGCAGGGAgtaaggagcaggagagggaagAGGCAGAGGAAAAAGATGTGGAAACCGATGAGGCAGGGAgtaaggagcaggagagggaagaggcagaggaaaaagaggaagaaaaggatgaggcagggagtaaggagcaggagagggaagAGGCAGAGGAAAAAGATGTGGAAACCGATGAGGCAGGGAgtaaggagcaggagagggaagAGGCAGAGGAAAAAGATGTGGAAACCGATGAGGCAGGGAgtaaggagcaggagagggaagaggcagaggaaaaagaggaagaaaaggatgaggcagggagtaaggagcaggagagggaagAGGCAGAGGAAAAAGATGTGGAAACCGATGAGGCAGGGAgtaaggagcaggagagggaagaggcagaggaaaaagaggaagaaaaggatgaggcagggagtaaggagcaggagagggaagaggcagaggaaaaagatgtggaaaaggatgaggcagggagtaaggagcaggagagggaagAGGCAGAGGAAAAAGATGTGGAAACCGATGAGGCAGGGAgtaaggagcaggagagggaagAGGCAGAGGAAAAAGATGTGGAAACCGATGAGGCAGGGAgtaaggagcaggagagggaagaggcagaggaaaaagaggaagaaaaggatgaggcagggagtaaggagcaggagagggaagAGGCAGAGGAAAAAGATGTGGAAACCGATGAGGCAGGGAgtaaggagcaggagagggaagAGGCAGAGGAAAAAGATGTGGAAACCGATGAGGCAGGGAgtaaggagcaggagagggaagaggcagaggaaaaagaggaagaaaaggatgaggcagggagtaaggagcaggagagggaagAGGCAGAGGAAAAAGATGTGGAAACCGATGAGGCAGGGAgtaaggagcaggagagggaagaggcagaggaaaaagaggaagaaaaggatgaggcagggagtaaggagcaggagagggaagaggcagaggaaaaagatgtggaaaaggatgaggcagggagtaaggagcaggagagggaagaggcagaggaaaaagatgtggaaaaggatgaggcagggagtaaggagcaggagagggaagAGGCAGGGGAAAAAGATGTGGAAACCGATGAGGCAGGGAgtaaggagcaggagagggaagAGGCAGAGAAAAAAGATGTGGAAACCGATGAGGCAGGGAgtaaggagcaggagagggaagaggcagaggaaaaagaggaagaaaaggATGAGGCAGGGAGTAAGAAGCAGGAGAGGGAAGAGGCAGAGGGAAAAGAGGAAGAAAAGGATGAGGCAGGGAgtaaggagcaggagagggaagaggcagaggaaaaagaggaagaaaaggatgaggcagggagtaaggagcaggagagggaagAGGCAGGGGAAAAAGATGTGGAAACTGATGAGGCAGGGAgtaaggagcaggagagggaagAGGCAGGGGAAAAAGATGTGGAAACCGATGAGGCAGGGAgtaaggagcaggagagggaagaggcagaggaaaaagaggaagaaaaggATGAGGCAGGGAGTAAGAAGCAGGAGAGGGAAGAGGCAGAATcatggaataaaaaaaatgaaagtcaGAATACAGAATCCAAAAGTGAAGATTACAAGGCTGAGAAGGAAGAATTACTGAGTACTGGTCATGAACCTGAGGACACccatttaatgaatgaggaaggaGAACTGTTGAATAAAGATCAGGAGAGAAACTACACACAGTTTCTAAATCAGGAGCAGCAGAATGAGGGGTCCAAGGAACTGGATGAGGTCAGTGATGAAGCAGAGGGACTGAGGCAGTGTCAGGGAAGTAAAGAGGCAGAGATAATGAATGAGGACCAAGATAGTGGGAAAGCAGGTCTACTGCATAAGGACAGAGATATAAAGAAGGCAGAGTTAGCGAATAAAAATGAGGACAATGACCATATAAAGGTACTGAATGAGAAAGAAGAAAATATTATGGTGGAGCTATTGATTAAAAACCAGGGATGCAAGCAGGAAGAGTTATTAAGTATGGAAGAGAAGGGAGTGGAGGCAGAGTTTCTGAGTGAGGAACTTAACAATAAGGAGCAAGGGAATCAAGATACATACTGTGAGGAGGTAGAACCACTTAATGAGCATAGGGAGAGTGTGGTAAAGGATTCCCCAAATCAAAACCAGGATATGCGGATGACTATAAACCTATCAGGAGAAATGACACATGAAAAAGAAATAGTTATGTCAGTCAAACAGTTAGTGGACAATGAATCAAGCATCCAGGAAGAGAGTAAACAAAACGGTATGGATGCAGAGTTATTAAGTAAAGACCAGCAACAAAGGACGGCAGAGCTACTGAGTATGTACCAGGAAAGTGGGGAGGCAAAGACGATGTGCAAAGACCAGGGCAAGGAGGAAAGAGAGATACTGAGCAGATACCACGGGGCTGTGCAGGCAGGTATCATGACAATGACCCAGAACAATAATGTGGAAGGTATGGTAAGTAAGGACGAGGAAAGTGGGGAGGCAGAGATACTAAATCAAAATCAGGAGTGTGTGGAGTTAAAGCTGCTGAATGAAGACAAGGACAATGACATAACAGAGATACTGAGTAAGGATCAGGTCAGAGAAGAGACAGACTTACTAGGCTGTGACATGGAGAGTCAGTTGCTGAGTAAGCAGCAGCAAGGTGAGAAGGCCAAGATACTGAATCAATGCCAGAAGGGTGAGGAGGCACAGTTATTGTACGACGATCAGTATAATAAGGAGACAATGGTGCTGGGTAAATACAATGAGACTGTGACAGCCCATATGAAAATAACAAAGGATGGTAATAAAGCAGAGATGCTAAGTAAAGACCAGACTGGTGAGGAGGCAGAGCTACTAAATCAGAATAAGCAAAATGTGGAGGCACATATACTGAATGAAGGCCAGAACGGTAATGACCTGGAGAACCTGGGTCAGGATAGAAAAAAGACAGATTTGCTGAACAAACACATAGAGAATGAGCTACAG
This genomic stretch from Brienomyrus brachyistius isolate T26 chromosome 6, BBRACH_0.4, whole genome shotgun sequence harbors:
- the LOC125744541 gene encoding uncharacterized protein LOC125744541 isoform X15, yielding MSGKKSGKARRMGSTRKDLRGLGSQMRDKEADVFATLSEESRTMEHESATTGGEPKPIEEGSRPMGEESWTTGGESKCTEDSMAVGVASWSMERNSGTTEEKREVDYKPEESSLSEKTASLLALAPSHDPYSADSPHLESHKMEKKKRMGSTRRKLPTDLEEQRREGWDGAEQEEWQGAAKHAVDKQAGSKTAQPLGELHTEPQKASECLEGREESTITGTQHAIHILEVSTIENKSADSQLFPQSMYSEEAQKNKQLHLTNESNFIMNLDQSEGRLTDEDTSDRDLLLRELQSTDSGQLGHADVALQLPKSEKNTEPEDNKHEMTHFEHKKRKMGSTRKGGRGLQIKSDREQEIDILPEEMLRSSGDLVDVCVLQGKESQEKSRLDVIQYVSKEHVTKEGLLDMEENEEAEALTRTDRDKEQEKHKITKETNEKHTISGFLGTDMVEKGETQEATVTDIVEDILVDMEGRERDRSRGTGIAEENMKPEVRETAIRAPGLGGTGMVDRETEETTGTRILEFNETHRLRETHVLEDNVAQENRGTDGGQRDEAEKESVADVVLEVNVMKYEGASNEKESTKEEEGDGAEAKKTGKNWRQTQLMQIDLNMLESFSSEKYEQEVTEREKNSPLENPSVESSLFHDESKTFIPEEQVKFTPFEDLLEPCENSQFYKSSHMEAPSTEDENKQNVIVPQEWENLGKNIKTESTHGNARKNKMENRSTGAGDDQSVLEEIRAEKVDVKLEREEKGQEESWAITEELNTILRDTGVLKELDIQEGDKSVAEQKQTPLVVEEVKGEPEVDMVGGIKENKWKLAEKGDIKMKGTNIAMEESVAVSQEFSKTETTDRKKDDSSYIYDPFHNVSVDPIVTERTAANTLSLEMNQKSDESFQKESTHMQKRKKMGSSRKGGRGLHKETETSKGFSKIDGLEISVQQEEREEEKATLVKQNVINVVMEMTKEETKISMAEVTSKSKEKVKITNDNSGAEDFESQQSVTEDPTATEQFATNVVKGFEQHEDYSDRASSRSEKRRKMGTSHRRGRERLKEKEIQEMAETEEETMATDNKESATDEVMKSVQNEERECGNEKVERKSGSGSGSDKSLTSVGVIPNLQRPENSAITTQQECSESQDTFLPAARRKMGSRRQGQDNLRKRDVGLEWSEGCTAEAHINTAALLQRIQEIFHQPDVEEKGCITWGNVQGLSHELGLSIEELHQVFQQLDGDQDGRVTHQDLTESLESCKQEQYFQFKREYSGTHSLGTSGVHGKADFGVKPSINENLLTGSGLAQADPHLREGQALWEKKGTQARSEDTGSISKTQESEEAGEKEEEKDEAGSKEQEREEAGEKDEEKDEAGSKEQEREEAEEKDVETDEAGSKEQEREEAEEKEEEKDEAGSKEQEREEAEEKDEEKDEAGSKEQEREEAEEKDEEKDEAGSKEQEREEAEEKDVEKDEAGSKEQEREEAEEKDEEKDEAGSKKQEREEAEGKEEEKDEAGSKEQEREEAEEKEEEKDEAGSKEQEREEAGEKDVETDEAGSKEQEREEAGEKDVETDEAGSKEQEREEAEEKEEEKDEAGSKKQEREEAESWNKKNESQNTESKSEDYKAEKEELLSTGHEPEDTHLMNEEGELLNKDQERNYTQFLNQEQQNEGSKELDEVSDEAEGLRQCQGSKEAEIMNEDQDSGKAGLLHKDRDIKKAELANKNEDNDHIKVLNEKEENIMVELLIKNQGCKQEELLSMEEKGVEAEFLSEELNNKEQGNQDTYCEEVEPLNEHRESVVKDSPNQNQDMRMTINLSGEMTHEKEIVMSVKQLVDNESSIQEESKQNGMDAELLSKDQQQRTAELLSMYQESGEAKTMCKDQGKEEREILSRYHGAVQAGIMTMTQNNNVEGMVSKDEESGEAEILNQNQECVELKLLNEDKDNDITEILSKDQVREETDLLGCDMESQLLSKQQQGEKAKILNQCQKGEEAQLLYDDQYNKETMVLGKYNETVTAHMKITKDGNKAEMLSKDQTGEEAELLNQNKQNVEAHILNEGQNGNDLENLGQDRKKTDLLNKHIENELQVMHKDSEEAEILNKCQDRDEAVIISLVQEGEEAEILDKDQDNGELEDQEIEETERLQDEDNEEAEILDQENKEGHVTHKDQKREETALASKDIESEEAEILNGNQEYKEVESLNEDQDNEKADILKKHREGGEFEPLNTDEDREETEIEERYLQSEEAMIMQEDQEYSEVENLNMDQDSEEVETLEKKLEREKVETLNEEQETMKAETLIQGQQSEETAILIQDQESKEAEVMNTDQDSAEVHLLNKDWNSNEVQIQSNNKEGEEAEILSCHQEGEDMEVLNKEQDGEEIMVPDRDLETEEASQVQDFVQTELLNMGQMIEKVEIINQDQEGKEAEMQDQDQDSEESEIWDKGPESEETDRLNQDEEHVEVQLLKKDQDNEEVEFLDQKNKEAEIHEDQVREETDLVSIDMETEVQFRVKESERAEILNDNQECVEVELLNKDQDNEKADTLDMKLDSEEAEITNQDQESVEVYIQHEDQNSSDAENLSKYLEREEADITPKDKQREETDLLSADTLSEETEILNKVQDNEEAETLIQGQQSEETAILIQDQESKEAEVMNTYQDSAEVYLLNKDWNSNEVQIQSNNKEGVEAEILSCHQEGEDMEVLNKEQDGEEIMVPDRDLETEEASQVQDFVQTELLNMGQMIEKVGIINQDQEGKEAEMQDQDQDSEELEIWDKGPESEETDRLNQDEEHVEVQLLKKDQDNEEVEFLDQKNKETEIHEDQVREETDLVSIDMETEVQFKVKESERAEILNDNQECVEVELLNKDQDNEKADTLDMKLDSEEAEITNQDQESVEVYIQHEDQNSSDAENLGKYLEREEADITPKDKQREETDLLSADTLSEETEILNKVQDSEEAETLIQGQQSEQTAILIQDQESKEAEVMNTDQDSAEVHLLNKDWNSNEVQIQSNNKEGEEAEILSCHQEGEDMEVLNKEQDGEEIMVPDRDLETEEASQVQDFVQTELLNMGQMIEKVGIINQDQEGMEAEMLDWDQEYVGVELPCTLQYRYKTHLRDAFDKLREVGGSENECDPDTSRAAVEDNEWIWDCELLKEQQYYSGCNEKKESWDIWDETDEAELGPTAYKERRELGSQIDNVIYWQRWSEDEFGRNNETRQILANDLYPIAEENETENNLEYNNVQITQDIAKIQEMPQAADQSNTIIHFIKDNHELKEIQENKCILSEGECAEQRNIVKLMELRGKTEDLKTFGNNKEHQDVETIEGTTGNTMENRQCPATLANAVNQKDSNDLSECFILDGEKQEANAIKQSPDSVLVRSDVLGGGNTDSTWVPEIPNNDDETICTGMAIQRDSIVREMGAMRGRQAMAETAEGLEVIQNAGFQMDGDRIQMQGSCEKDRGDVLEHLQLSMESDTKWDGGTSQGWDTIAMEMEYKEKTQRQNNYEGAGSKKLSEVITQEVIEHSGGTAGQQKGDGKNWDTFEGGLAQGDIALKHSEEESLHTDRAVEDYSNDCPHEKWDKTPVFSQYRGFEELEQKISTDEEKLLAYQGDGLERKTECLDVGPAQGTIQAKETEVGQQKDKGSDLIESEEASTGFSEDSESLIEKLKCDMNVMELLAEQGEKDNERRDEACKDNNQLLTELVEYSKRGSDMKGVDDTSRSSNKQGVSLIQHVNSEDKEKEGVKKREQGTERHRMTPEEVCGEEELRMEAIRIYEEAEQEMSGDVMAEREAAAKEQKHREDKGKEGFRAMGGGIVVTPEDNRQRAIGCLPTGSWSPPISGPDLLYNIVLVGSSSVGKTSFMKRTQSGEFTLDHCATIGLDSCIQSLLVDGRRVLLQLWDTAGQERYHSITKQILRKAQGLLLMYDITCIDSFNSVQYWMSCIQEGATDDVIIMLLGNKNDSFKREVPLHEGERLAKEYRIKFMECSVATGENVTLSMETLARMLKQQTDQKEEAPLILRKEQPKQRSGCC